One window of the Wolbachia endosymbiont of Ctenocephalides felis wCfeJ genome contains the following:
- a CDS encoding Mrp/NBP35 family ATP-binding protein: MIDEKIVRERLEKVIEQKGVGIVSSIVIKGRDVGFALEFSDDTQASEELRRSCEQAVKAIPGVEKVTVVATGRKQAAKPVTRLHIKGVKNIIVVASGKGGVGKSTVALNLALSLAKLKHKVALVDADIYGPSIPKMLGTEKLKPTIQENKAMPIEKYGLHTISIGYFIDKDRAAIWRGPMITKALYNLLVGTKWHDIEYLIVDTPPGTGDVHLSLMENFNLTGAIIVSTPQKLALIDARKIYDMFTKLNVSIIGIVENMSYFIQDNLKIHIFGKDGAKKMSEELGIKLLGRVPLDPQICSASDCGNPFMLSEDLAEIYQDVALEIVKQMCA; the protein is encoded by the coding sequence ATGATCGATGAAAAAATCGTAAGAGAGAGATTAGAAAAAGTCATAGAACAAAAAGGTGTTGGCATAGTATCCTCAATTGTTATAAAAGGTAGAGATGTTGGCTTTGCACTTGAATTTTCTGATGACACACAAGCAAGTGAAGAATTAAGAAGAAGTTGTGAACAAGCTGTCAAGGCAATACCAGGGGTAGAAAAGGTGACCGTGGTTGCTACTGGACGAAAACAAGCTGCAAAGCCGGTAACCAGACTGCATATTAAAGGAGTGAAGAATATAATTGTTGTAGCCTCTGGTAAAGGAGGAGTGGGCAAGTCTACAGTTGCGCTAAACCTTGCTCTTTCACTTGCAAAACTAAAACACAAAGTTGCGCTAGTTGATGCAGATATATACGGTCCTTCAATTCCTAAAATGCTTGGTACTGAAAAACTAAAGCCAACAATACAGGAAAATAAAGCAATGCCTATAGAAAAGTATGGGTTGCACACTATTTCAATCGGCTACTTTATTGATAAAGATCGTGCAGCAATATGGCGCGGACCCATGATCACAAAAGCACTTTACAATTTGCTGGTGGGGACAAAGTGGCACGATATAGAATATTTAATCGTTGACACACCACCTGGAACTGGTGATGTACATCTCAGTCTGATGGAAAATTTTAACTTAACTGGTGCAATAATAGTTTCAACTCCGCAAAAGCTCGCCTTAATTGATGCACGCAAAATTTACGATATGTTTACAAAGCTCAATGTATCGATTATTGGCATTGTAGAAAACATGAGCTATTTTATTCAAGACAATTTAAAAATACATATATTTGGAAAAGATGGTGCAAAAAAAATGTCCGAAGAGTTAGGAATCAAACTTTTGGGCAGAGTTCCCCTAGACCCGCAGATATGCAGTGCTTCCGATTGTGGAAATCCTTTCATGCTGAGTGAAGATTTAGCAGAAATTTATCAAGATGTTGCTTTGGAAATAGTGAAACAAATGTGTGCTTGA
- a CDS encoding HK97 family phage prohead protease: MNKKFLCSPLSIKNIGENGVFSGYASVFNIVDKQNDLISPGAFKESLNKDKIKLLWQHNPSEPIGDIIELYENDIGLYITARLLLGIQKAEEAYLMLKTGVINGLSIGYMPIKYDIDHESGARVLKQVELWEISLVTFPANLAAQVVNVKSQDNEQKMLIRAIKKAKDVLTKPLLEDD, translated from the coding sequence ATGAACAAGAAATTTCTCTGTTCACCACTGTCAATAAAAAACATAGGGGAAAACGGTGTTTTTTCTGGCTATGCAAGTGTTTTTAACATTGTTGATAAACAGAATGACCTGATCTCACCCGGAGCATTTAAAGAAAGCTTGAATAAAGATAAAATAAAACTTCTCTGGCAGCACAATCCGAGCGAGCCCATAGGCGATATTATAGAGCTTTATGAGAATGATATTGGTCTTTATATAACTGCACGTTTACTTTTGGGTATTCAAAAAGCAGAAGAGGCTTACTTAATGCTCAAAACTGGAGTAATCAATGGGCTCTCAATTGGCTATATGCCTATAAAATATGACATTGATCATGAAAGTGGAGCAAGAGTATTAAAACAAGTAGAATTATGGGAGATCAGTTTAGTTACTTTTCCTGCAAATTTAGCTGCTCAGGTAGTTAATGTAAAAAGTCAGGATAACGAGCAGAAGATGTTGATAAGAGCAATAAAAAAGGCAAAAGATGTGCTTACAAAACCTTTGCTTGAAGATGATTAG
- a CDS encoding D-alanyl-D-alanine carboxypeptidase family protein: MNVLSKLVTLLLVFSLPLSSYSYQFRTKAKQAIVLDLASDSFIFEHNSEEKMAPSSMSKLMTLYVAFDYLKAGIIGMEDKFRVSRKAWERKGSSMFLKEGQSVTVKELLEGIAIVSGNDACITLAEGIAGSEENFASEMNEVAQKLGLSNSHFVNSSGWPDEDHFMSAKDLVTLAKRIFTDFPEYYGLFSEQYLTYNDILQKNKNLLLFHDIGVDGLKTGYTNAGGYGIVVSAQRNDRRIFAAVNGLNTEKERIEEAKRLIQYSLNHFNTKKIFAKDSVVEEMNVLYGKERKVPVTVANDVIITYSRHLHDKIKVHVEYKDMIPAPIKKGQEVGKVFIEIPGTEQQSAPLYAVNDVQELNYIEKFFRMLF; the protein is encoded by the coding sequence ATGAACGTATTGAGCAAATTGGTAACTTTGCTATTGGTCTTTTCACTCCCTCTTTCTTCATATTCATACCAATTTAGAACCAAAGCAAAACAAGCAATAGTCCTAGATTTAGCTTCAGATTCATTTATTTTTGAGCACAATTCCGAAGAAAAAATGGCTCCATCTTCAATGAGCAAATTAATGACTTTATATGTAGCCTTCGATTACCTAAAAGCAGGAATAATAGGCATGGAAGACAAGTTTCGGGTGAGTAGAAAAGCATGGGAAAGGAAAGGCTCTTCCATGTTTCTGAAGGAAGGTCAATCTGTTACGGTGAAGGAGTTACTTGAAGGAATTGCAATAGTTTCAGGTAATGATGCCTGCATCACGCTAGCTGAGGGCATTGCGGGATCAGAAGAAAATTTTGCAAGTGAAATGAATGAGGTTGCACAAAAATTAGGCCTAAGCAACAGCCATTTTGTCAACTCAAGCGGCTGGCCTGATGAAGATCATTTCATGAGCGCAAAGGATTTGGTAACGCTAGCAAAGAGGATTTTCACTGATTTCCCCGAGTATTATGGCTTATTTTCTGAACAATACCTGACATATAATGACATTTTACAAAAAAATAAAAACCTTCTACTTTTTCATGACATTGGCGTTGATGGCTTAAAAACCGGTTATACAAACGCTGGTGGTTACGGAATTGTAGTATCAGCACAACGAAACGACAGAAGAATTTTTGCTGCCGTAAATGGTTTAAACACTGAGAAAGAGCGAATAGAAGAGGCAAAAAGATTGATACAATATTCTTTAAACCATTTTAATACTAAGAAAATATTCGCTAAGGATAGTGTAGTTGAAGAAATGAACGTTCTATATGGAAAAGAAAGAAAAGTACCCGTCACAGTTGCAAATGACGTCATCATAACCTATAGCCGTCATTTGCACGACAAAATTAAGGTACACGTTGAATATAAAGATATGATACCTGCGCCAATCAAAAAAGGACAGGAAGTTGGCAAGGTTTTTATAGAAATACCGGGCACTGAGCAGCAAAGTGCTCCACTTTATGCAGTAAATGACGTACAGGAACTAAATTATATAGAAAAGTTTTTTAGGATGTTGTTTTAA
- a CDS encoding CCA tRNA nucleotidyltransferase, which produces MQVDHETSLIIDAIEKFGGEARLVGGCVRDSILQRDVHDIDLATNLLPNQATEALKLHNIKAIPTGLKHGTITAILNKRSFEITTLRYDVKCDGRHAKVEFTNSWQADASRRDFTFNALYADKYGQIYDYFGGTQDLKARRLNFIGNAEDRIKEDYLRILRVFRFHAKICVGDLSDEILDVCKKHSHMIQNLSGERIRDEMFKLLECDNPAPTLKSMQESDVLQKIIPQEVRGEILSSSLLSDSGAIVKLALLLRTTEKNDRISLGKHVSKFLRLSNKQKKKLLFLLSNNIKAELSEKEQKKYILSFGKELYCDLVKICGVESGTNVDQYISFSQAFDIPKFPLSGDDLISIGYQSGKSLGRSLELLKQHWEDSSYTLTKEELLLYAQNLL; this is translated from the coding sequence ATGCAAGTTGACCATGAAACTAGTTTAATCATTGATGCCATAGAGAAATTTGGTGGTGAGGCAAGGCTTGTCGGTGGATGTGTTAGGGATTCAATTTTGCAGCGCGACGTTCACGATATTGACCTTGCTACCAATCTTCTCCCTAATCAAGCAACTGAGGCACTAAAACTTCATAATATAAAAGCTATTCCAACTGGCCTAAAACATGGAACTATCACTGCAATTTTAAACAAAAGGTCCTTTGAGATCACGACGCTAAGGTATGATGTAAAATGCGACGGCAGACATGCAAAAGTAGAATTTACCAATAGTTGGCAAGCCGATGCTTCAAGACGTGACTTTACATTTAACGCTCTTTATGCAGATAAGTATGGTCAGATATATGACTACTTCGGTGGCACTCAGGACTTAAAAGCGCGGAGGTTAAATTTTATAGGTAATGCTGAAGATAGAATTAAAGAAGACTATCTTCGTATTTTAAGAGTGTTTCGGTTTCACGCAAAAATATGCGTTGGAGATTTGAGTGACGAAATATTGGATGTATGCAAAAAACATTCGCACATGATCCAAAACCTCTCTGGAGAAAGGATAAGAGATGAAATGTTTAAATTGCTAGAGTGCGATAATCCGGCTCCAACACTTAAGAGCATGCAAGAATCTGATGTTCTGCAAAAAATTATTCCACAAGAAGTAAGAGGGGAAATTCTGTCTTCGTCGCTGCTTTCTGACTCAGGTGCAATAGTAAAACTAGCGTTACTCCTTAGAACTACTGAAAAGAATGATAGGATAAGTCTCGGGAAACACGTGAGCAAGTTTTTACGTCTTTCAAATAAGCAAAAGAAAAAACTGTTATTTTTATTATCCAACAATATCAAAGCAGAGCTTTCAGAAAAAGAGCAGAAAAAATACATATTGTCATTTGGTAAGGAGTTATATTGTGATTTAGTGAAAATTTGTGGTGTTGAGTCTGGAACAAATGTTGATCAATACATCTCATTTTCTCAGGCATTCGACATCCCGAAATTTCCTTTATCTGGCGATGATTTAATAAGTATAGGTTATCAGTCAGGAAAAAGTTTAGGTAGGAGCTTGGAATTGTTAAAGCAACACTGGGAAGATAGCTCCTACACTTTAACAAAAGAGGAATTGTTACTTTATGCTCAGAACCTACTCTAA
- the ychF gene encoding redox-regulated ATPase YchF: MSFNCGIVGLPNIGKSTLFNALTQSSAAEAANYPFCTIEPNVGKVPIKDQRLKQIANIADSEKIIYNQLEVVDIAGLVKGASKGEGLGNKFLSHIREVDAIVHLLRCFTDDDISHVHNTIDPISDAEVVEMELILADIDSIEKRLPQLEKKAKQGDKELKRQLDLMQEVLSILKLGRPARSLGNMDEAEMKTLQLLTTKPVMYVCNVEDTNILTGNELSKKVEKMAEENKSKFYCISAKLEAEIANLEDEGEKQSFLSEFGLQESGLDGVARIMYEVLSMITFFTVGPKEARAWPIKIGSTADKAAGVIHTDFEKGFIKAETINFADYIKHGSESACKDAGKIRFEGRDYIVQDGDIMHFRFNV, translated from the coding sequence ATGAGCTTTAACTGTGGCATAGTAGGACTACCCAACATAGGCAAATCAACTTTATTTAATGCACTTACACAATCAAGTGCGGCTGAAGCTGCAAATTATCCTTTTTGTACAATTGAACCCAATGTTGGTAAAGTGCCAATAAAAGACCAGCGTTTGAAACAAATTGCAAACATTGCCGATTCAGAAAAGATAATCTACAATCAATTAGAAGTTGTAGACATTGCAGGTCTGGTAAAAGGTGCAAGCAAAGGCGAAGGGCTCGGTAATAAGTTTTTGAGTCATATCAGAGAGGTTGATGCTATCGTTCACCTGCTCAGATGCTTTACGGATGACGACATCAGCCACGTACACAATACAATAGACCCAATATCAGATGCTGAAGTGGTGGAAATGGAATTAATACTAGCCGATATTGATAGCATAGAAAAAAGGCTACCTCAGTTGGAAAAGAAAGCAAAGCAAGGCGATAAGGAACTAAAGAGACAGCTTGATTTAATGCAGGAGGTTTTATCTATCCTAAAATTGGGTCGACCTGCAAGAAGTTTGGGAAACATGGACGAAGCTGAAATGAAGACGCTTCAATTGCTGACAACAAAGCCTGTTATGTACGTCTGCAATGTTGAAGATACCAACATCCTAACTGGCAACGAGCTATCTAAAAAAGTAGAAAAGATGGCAGAAGAGAACAAGAGCAAGTTTTATTGTATCTCAGCAAAACTTGAAGCAGAGATTGCAAATCTTGAAGACGAAGGAGAAAAACAGAGTTTCTTGTCAGAGTTTGGCTTGCAAGAGTCAGGTCTTGATGGAGTAGCGCGTATTATGTACGAAGTATTGAGTATGATAACTTTCTTTACTGTAGGACCAAAAGAAGCACGTGCGTGGCCAATAAAAATAGGGTCAACAGCTGATAAAGCAGCAGGTGTAATTCACACTGATTTTGAAAAAGGCTTTATCAAAGCAGAAACGATAAACTTTGCAGACTATATAAAACATGGAAGCGAATCAGCCTGCAAAGACGCAGGAAAAATTCGCTTCGAAGGCAGAGATTATATCGTGCAAGATGGCGACATAATGCACTTTAGGTTTAATGTATAG
- the glpX gene encoding class II fructose-bisphosphatase: MEELAYKLVKVTEAAALAAHKLVGSGDEKKADQVAVDAMRTMLNSMEINGTIVIGEGERDEAPMLYIGEKVGTGGGPEIDIAVDPLEGTTICAHYKQGAMSVLAATKKGDFLHAPDVYMEKIAVGKNLPEGVVSLKNSIEKNLDNLAQAKNCKVNDLVVTVLKRERHNKLIEKIRQLGARIKLIDDGDIAAVVSLVNGNHDMYTGTGGAPEGVLAAAALSSIGGQMEGRLIFDTDHLKERAKNVNIDDLEKIYTVKDMARGESVFIATGVTSGELVDGVKFSHNTYSTSSLIILPNKLIKSQTMRNLC, translated from the coding sequence ATGGAAGAGTTAGCTTACAAATTAGTCAAAGTGACTGAAGCTGCAGCACTTGCTGCACATAAGTTGGTAGGCTCCGGTGATGAAAAAAAGGCCGATCAGGTTGCAGTTGACGCGATGCGAACGATGCTAAACTCCATGGAAATAAATGGTACGATTGTAATTGGTGAAGGTGAAAGAGATGAAGCGCCAATGCTATATATTGGAGAAAAGGTCGGCACTGGAGGTGGGCCTGAAATTGACATTGCCGTTGACCCACTTGAAGGTACTACAATTTGTGCCCATTATAAACAAGGAGCAATGTCTGTTCTTGCCGCAACAAAAAAAGGTGATTTTTTACACGCACCTGATGTTTATATGGAAAAAATAGCAGTGGGAAAAAATCTTCCAGAGGGTGTAGTTTCACTCAAAAATAGTATTGAAAAAAATTTAGATAATTTAGCTCAGGCAAAAAACTGCAAAGTAAATGACTTAGTAGTAACGGTGCTTAAACGTGAAAGGCATAATAAATTAATAGAGAAAATTAGGCAGTTGGGAGCAAGAATTAAGCTGATAGATGATGGTGATATTGCTGCTGTAGTTTCGCTAGTAAATGGCAATCATGACATGTACACTGGAACCGGAGGAGCCCCAGAAGGAGTGCTCGCGGCTGCAGCGCTAAGCTCAATAGGCGGACAAATGGAGGGAAGATTAATATTTGATACAGATCATCTAAAAGAAAGAGCAAAAAATGTGAATATCGATGACCTGGAAAAAATCTACACTGTAAAAGACATGGCAAGAGGCGAATCAGTGTTTATTGCAACTGGAGTAACAAGTGGTGAACTTGTGGACGGAGTTAAATTTAGTCATAACACCTATTCAACTAGTTCTTTAATTATTCTACCTAACAAGCTGATAAAGTCGCAAACAATGCGAAATTTATGCTAA
- a CDS encoding TrbC/VirB2 family protein codes for MNPTIGKVFSVFLLVLLISFSHMSSAAADDLDATTKVICNIIKYVWGIGGPLMTIVIIGAALLAIFGRMPWPALFALGVFCAVFFGAKAIVTRLISGIGGAGSTSIMEKCGADEKKINVLHHMLERH; via the coding sequence ATGAACCCTACAATTGGGAAAGTTTTTAGTGTGTTTCTTCTAGTATTACTCATTTCCTTTTCTCACATGAGCAGTGCTGCTGCAGATGATCTTGATGCAACTACTAAAGTAATATGCAACATCATAAAATATGTTTGGGGAATAGGTGGACCTCTAATGACTATAGTGATAATAGGTGCAGCCTTGCTTGCAATATTTGGTAGAATGCCATGGCCAGCACTTTTCGCACTTGGTGTATTCTGTGCTGTGTTTTTTGGCGCGAAAGCCATCGTGACGAGGTTAATTAGTGGCATAGGCGGTGCCGGAAGCACTTCCATTATGGAAAAATGTGGAGCGGATGAAAAGAAAATAAATGTCTTGCATCACATGTTGGAACGACATTAA
- a CDS encoding ankyrin repeat domain-containing protein, with protein sequence MLLGIQTWDKRQNSGVQSEQIFSDSTTGESSDQRLSVRDLINLFNSLQNKSAAAKGLKRTKQQPSNNQKHIKQIGHDQHLRQYGATCNDENTSSSGSITRDDSGICTPIEEAHEELAKYLEEHEVDVDAQDKDGCTLLHFAVEINDEKSVKLLIARGADVNAQDKDGQTPLHFAVAGNNEELIKLLIEHGTKIDAQDKNERTPLHFAIAENNKKLVELLIAHGANVNMQNKDGLAPLHYAVAARNEELVKLLIANGANVDTQDEDKRTPLYFAAKYSYVEIIECLADSGASINIQDKDGYTPLYFINKYVNIIKSLKSEQPETTCIRELENELKKSQKNVAAVVDFSSKRERELNDQLNRLAQEKKDSESKAEKLSKQMNDLKEQQINAQQQLDNTLKKLSDKESRIQELEDSDEELKQVEEKLEKAQKDLAELKNFVAEHETRLEVLDKLDEENRSLRQRIQNLEYENTALKDELEKNRDQHSNYIAEHEAKLEALKKQNQEESELLEQEIKNLKSENATLNSELEKNKNQHSQTSEVSLQKVEKKPLLPKIAYVSLVSISIACSVFSIVSGLFVLSIIATSVTSALIAGGIVYAMPKPATELKEVTTQDQQYGCLCI encoded by the coding sequence ATGTTATTAGGAATACAAACGTGGGATAAAAGGCAGAATAGTGGTGTTCAGAGTGAACAGATCTTTTCTGATTCGACTACTGGTGAAAGTAGTGATCAACGCTTAAGCGTTAGGGATCTAATAAACCTTTTTAATTCATTGCAAAATAAAAGTGCTGCAGCAAAAGGGTTGAAAAGGACAAAACAACAACCTTCCAATAATCAGAAGCACATAAAACAAATTGGTCACGATCAACATTTGAGACAATACGGTGCTACATGTAATGATGAAAATACTTCTTCAAGTGGCAGTATTACTCGTGATGACAGTGGAATATGTACTCCCATAGAGGAGGCTCATGAAGAATTAGCAAAATATTTAGAAGAACATGAAGTAGATGTTGATGCACAGGATAAAGATGGATGCACCCTTTTACATTTTGCTGTTGAGATAAACGATGAAAAATCAGTAAAACTTTTGATAGCACGTGGAGCAGATGTTAATGCACAGGATAAAGATGGACAGACTCCCCTACATTTCGCTGTTGCAGGGAACAATGAGGAACTAATAAAACTTTTAATAGAACATGGAACAAAAATTGATGCACAGGATAAAAATGAAAGGACTCCTTTACATTTTGCCATTGCAGAAAACAATAAGAAACTAGTAGAACTTTTGATAGCGCATGGAGCAAATGTCAACATGCAAAATAAAGATGGGCTGGCTCCTTTGCACTATGCCGTTGCAGCTAGAAATGAGGAATTAGTCAAACTTTTGATAGCAAATGGAGCAAATGTTGATACACAAGACGAAGATAAACGTACTCCTCTATATTTTGCTGCTAAATATAGTTATGTAGAGATTATAGAATGTTTAGCAGATAGCGGAGCAAGCATTAATATACAAGATAAAGATGGATATACTCCTTTATATTTTATTAATAAATATGTAAATATTATAAAATCTCTAAAATCAGAACAACCCGAGACCACATGTATCAGGGAATTAGAAAATGAGTTAAAGAAGTCACAGAAAAATGTTGCTGCAGTTGTGGATTTTTCAAGTAAGCGCGAAAGGGAATTAAATGATCAATTGAATAGATTAGCTCAAGAGAAGAAAGATTCAGAAAGCAAAGCTGAAAAGTTAAGTAAGCAAATGAATGATTTAAAAGAACAGCAAATTAATGCACAACAACAATTAGATAATACTCTGAAAAAGTTAAGTGATAAAGAGAGTCGAATCCAAGAATTGGAAGATTCAGATGAGGAATTAAAGCAGGTTGAGGAAAAACTGGAAAAAGCACAAAAGGATCTAGCAGAATTAAAAAATTTTGTAGCTGAACATGAAACTAGGTTGGAAGTGCTTGATAAGCTTGATGAAGAAAATCGATCATTAAGACAACGAATACAAAATCTAGAATATGAAAATACAGCACTTAAGGATGAATTAGAAAAAAACAGAGATCAGCATTCTAATTATATAGCTGAGCATGAGGCTAAATTAGAAGCATTGAAAAAACAAAACCAAGAAGAGAGTGAATTGCTGGAACAAGAAATAAAAAATCTAAAAAGTGAAAATGCAACGCTTAATAGCGAATTAGAAAAAAATAAAAATCAGCATTCTCAAACAAGTGAAGTGTCATTACAAAAAGTAGAAAAAAAGCCACTGTTACCAAAAATTGCCTACGTAAGCCTTGTATCTATATCAATAGCATGTTCCGTTTTCAGTATTGTTTCTGGATTGTTTGTTCTATCAATAATTGCAACTTCTGTGACATCTGCATTGATAGCTGGTGGTATTGTATACGCAATGCCAAAACCTGCCACTGAATTGAAAGAAGTAACTACTCAAGATCAACAGTATGGTTGTTTATGCATATGA
- a CDS encoding pyruvate dehydrogenase complex E1 component subunit beta — protein sequence MATLSVREALCTAIREEMQNDPDVFIMGEEVAEYDGAYKVTKGLLKEFGESRVVDTPITEHGFAGLAVGAAFAGLRPIVEFMTFNFSMQAIDQIVNSAAKTNYMSGGQLGCPIVFRGPNGAAARVAAQHSQCFASWYSHVPGLKVIAPYFASDCRGLLKAAIRDPDPVIFLENEIAYGHEHEVPDSELSNKDHLLEIGKAAVIREGKDVTITAFSLQLMDALNAADLLSSKGIEAEVIDLRTLRPLDTETVTNSIKKTNRLVSVEEGWPFAGIGAELSAIVMEHGFDYLDAPVVRVTGKDVPLPYAANLEKKALPQVEDIVDAVHQVCFRKT from the coding sequence ATGGCAACTTTAAGTGTAAGAGAAGCTTTATGCACAGCAATCAGAGAAGAAATGCAAAATGACCCTGATGTATTTATCATGGGTGAAGAGGTTGCAGAATATGACGGTGCTTACAAAGTAACGAAAGGGTTGCTGAAAGAGTTTGGAGAGAGTAGGGTGGTTGATACACCCATTACTGAGCATGGATTTGCTGGCCTTGCTGTTGGAGCAGCGTTTGCTGGACTTAGGCCAATTGTTGAGTTTATGACTTTTAATTTTTCTATGCAAGCCATCGACCAAATTGTGAACTCTGCAGCAAAAACCAATTATATGTCAGGTGGACAACTTGGATGCCCTATAGTATTTCGTGGACCAAATGGTGCTGCAGCGAGAGTTGCCGCACAACACTCTCAATGCTTTGCATCTTGGTATTCGCATGTACCAGGGCTCAAAGTAATAGCCCCTTATTTTGCCTCCGATTGCAGAGGTCTGCTTAAAGCTGCAATTCGTGATCCGGATCCAGTGATATTTTTAGAAAACGAGATCGCTTATGGGCATGAGCACGAAGTTCCTGACTCTGAGTTATCAAATAAAGACCATTTACTTGAGATAGGCAAAGCTGCTGTTATACGGGAAGGAAAGGATGTAACTATCACTGCTTTCTCACTGCAATTAATGGACGCTTTAAATGCAGCAGATTTACTTTCTAGTAAAGGTATAGAAGCTGAAGTTATTGACCTGAGAACCTTAAGGCCACTTGACACTGAAACTGTCACTAACTCCATCAAGAAGACTAATAGGCTAGTTAGTGTAGAGGAGGGGTGGCCATTTGCGGGAATCGGCGCAGAGCTTTCAGCTATCGTTATGGAACATGGATTTGACTACCTTGATGCACCAGTTGTACGGGTAACTGGCAAGGATGTCCCTTTACCCTACGCTGCAAATCTGGAGAAAAAAGCATTACCACAAGTGGAAGATATAGTTGACGCTGTGCACCAGGTCTGCTTTAGAAAAACTTAG
- the mgtE gene encoding magnesium transporter: MNVEINSHYGLDKKVIDDLTESLDSEQLESACEIVKTIDSIQLAYFLSTSISDHREKLVSILDQHSLSDALVHVVPDLQVEIIETLGIENTAKLLMLLDVEDIVTIVKGLDRKSIENILNHLPSATQKLVEELLSYPEESAGRLIHKNMVIAPYYWTINELTEFLRNYKKIPETFHQIFIINSKLEPIGSVNLNKVISHSGETTIKEIMSQDIKIIKTGVDQEEVARIFKDYSLLSAPVVNKRGKIIGVILIEDVIRVVQQETEEDALKISGMSSKADINAPIHKTIIQRLPWLLFNLLAATMCSIVVGFFDNVIKSFVVLPIVMPIIASMSGNAGSQTVTLTIRAIATKYLTEQNANRILIKEFFIGLINGIILSTISLAVLAVRFHSFKVEIIFVASMIMMSIIATFIGTFIPIMLHRLKSDPAVSSSILTSATTDILSAFIFLGLATLFLLNS; this comes from the coding sequence ATGAATGTTGAAATAAACTCCCACTATGGCTTAGACAAAAAAGTTATTGATGACTTAACTGAGTCACTTGATAGCGAACAGTTAGAAAGTGCCTGCGAGATTGTAAAAACAATAGATAGCATTCAGTTGGCCTATTTTTTGTCTACTTCAATCAGTGATCACAGGGAAAAATTAGTTAGTATTTTAGATCAACATTCATTAAGTGATGCCTTGGTGCATGTAGTGCCAGATTTACAAGTGGAGATCATAGAAACGCTGGGAATAGAAAATACTGCAAAGTTATTAATGCTTCTTGATGTAGAAGACATAGTAACCATAGTCAAGGGTTTGGACAGAAAGTCTATAGAAAACATACTTAACCACTTACCCAGTGCAACTCAAAAGTTAGTGGAGGAATTGCTATCATATCCGGAAGAAAGTGCGGGAAGGTTGATACACAAAAATATGGTTATAGCACCATATTACTGGACAATAAATGAGCTAACAGAATTTTTGCGCAACTATAAAAAAATACCAGAAACATTCCACCAAATCTTCATCATCAACTCGAAGCTGGAGCCTATAGGTAGTGTTAACTTAAATAAGGTAATATCCCACTCAGGAGAAACAACGATAAAAGAGATAATGAGCCAGGATATAAAGATCATCAAAACTGGAGTAGACCAAGAGGAGGTAGCAAGAATATTTAAAGATTACTCTCTACTGTCAGCTCCGGTAGTAAATAAGCGTGGTAAGATTATAGGTGTAATCTTAATCGAAGATGTAATAAGAGTTGTTCAACAAGAAACAGAAGAAGATGCGCTTAAAATCAGCGGTATGTCGTCTAAAGCCGATATAAATGCCCCCATACATAAAACTATAATTCAAAGGTTACCTTGGCTACTATTTAATCTTTTGGCTGCAACAATGTGCTCCATAGTAGTTGGCTTTTTTGATAATGTAATAAAGAGCTTTGTAGTACTGCCAATAGTTATGCCGATAATTGCATCAATGAGTGGAAACGCAGGATCCCAAACAGTAACGCTAACCATTAGGGCAATTGCCACGAAGTATTTAACTGAGCAAAATGCAAACAGAATATTGATAAAAGAATTTTTTATAGGTCTGATAAATGGAATAATTCTATCTACTATTTCACTCGCAGTATTAGCAGTGAGGTTTCACAGCTTCAAAGTGGAGATCATTTTTGTAGCCTCCATGATTATGATGTCGATCATTGCAACATTTATTGGAACTTTCATTCCTATAATGCTCCATCGTTTAAAATCCGACCCTGCAGTTTCCTCTTCAATTTTAACATCAGCAACAACCGATATTCTTTCAGCTTTTATATTTCTCGGCTTAGCTACGCTCTTCCTGCTAAATAGCTAA